DNA from Pseudomonas putida:
ATGAAAATGAAAGTTGGGATATTGCTGATGGCAGTTGCAGTGACAGCCAATACAGAAGTGGTACTTGCAAATGATGATGCAAGCGAAACGCAAAAAAAAACTGCAAATGCGCCTGCAGGTCCACAGGTACCCGTGGCTGTTGCCGTATCACGGAATATTATACCTTCTGCTGAATTTACCGGTTCTTTAGCGGCTATTAAAACAGTGGAGCTACGCCCCAGGGTAGGAGGGGCAATCGAATCTGTTACGGTGCCGGAGGGAAGTCTGGTTCAGAAAGGACAGATGTTATTTCAAATCGATCCGCGGCCCTACCAGGTTGTGCTTGATAGTGCACAAGCGCAATTACGACAGGCAGAAGCTCAGGCGTTCCAGGCAAGCCGCAATTACGAGCGTATTAGCCGTCTGGTAAACGGAGGTGCTGTTTCGCGTAAAGACTATGATGATGCATCTTCTGAGAAAAATGCCCGCGTTGCACAGGTTCAGGTATCGAAGGCTGCAGTCGAAGCAGCAAAGCTGGATTTGTCATACTCGCGTGTGACTGCGCCAATTGATGGCCGTATCGATCGGATTTTAGTAACTGAAGGTAACTTGGTTAGCAGCAGCCAGGGGGGGCCGCGACTCTATTGACAACAATCGTTTCGTCCGACCCTTTATATGTTTATTTTGATATTGATGAAGCGACATATCTCAATACTGTCAGTAAGGCTCGGCCTGATGTTGTCGGACGTAGCAACGAAAAATTACCCGTACATATAGGTCTGGCAAATGAGAAGGGGTATCCGCACGGGGGGGCGCTTGATTTTGTTGGCAACCAAATTGATCGTAATACCGGCACTGTTCGTGTCCGGGCTATTATCCCGAATGCTGATGGTCTTCTTACTCCTGGAGCATTTGCCAGAGTTCAGTTAGGCACTGGTAGTGAGCAAAAAGTAATTTTGGTAAACGATCAAGCCGTAGGCACAGATCAGGGCAATAAGTATGTCCTTGTTGTTGATGCCAATAATAAGGCGCAGTATCGCCCGATAGTGTTGGGGCCAATGGTCGATGGATTACGTGTTATCAGCGACGGTCTGAAGGCCGGGGAAAAAATTATCATAAAAGGGCTCGTACGACCGGGGATGGCCGTTACGCCAGACATCGTATCGATGCAAACGCTGTTGAGCGTACCTGAGAGGCAGCCTGAAGGTGCATCTAAAAAATCGAATGGCAAAAATGAGGGAGGTAGTAAATGAAATTTCCTCATTTCTTCATCCAGCGCCCCATATTTGCAATTGTCTTATCAGTTTTTATGCTGATAGCGGGT
Protein-coding regions in this window:
- a CDS encoding efflux RND transporter periplasmic adaptor subunit gives rise to the protein MTTIVSSDPLYVYFDIDEATYLNTVSKARPDVVGRSNEKLPVHIGLANEKGYPHGGALDFVGNQIDRNTGTVRVRAIIPNADGLLTPGAFARVQLGTGSEQKVILVNDQAVGTDQGNKYVLVVDANNKAQYRPIVLGPMVDGLRVISDGLKAGEKIIIKGLVRPGMAVTPDIVSMQTLLSVPERQPEGASKKSNGKNEGGSK